Genomic DNA from Lycorma delicatula isolate Av1 chromosome 5, ASM4794821v1, whole genome shotgun sequence:
AGGTTCGCTTAAGATAGAGAAACAAGGAGTAGTCACTCGACGCCAACTTAGGACTATATTGTAAGTGTTTCAATTGCACCCATCCAGATTGTTCAAACTTTTGAGTTTCTCTGGCAACATGCGACGAGCATTGTCGTGAAGCAACAAAATCCCATTGCTGAGCAAGTTTCTCCTTTTGCTTTGGAATGCACGGCGTAGTTTTTTGAAGAGTATTAGAATAAAGTGAAGCATTTATAGTTCCACTTCTCGGCAAGAAATCAACCAAAAATTCCCTTTCTTATCCCAGAAGACAGTGCACaagattttttgtgttaaaatggTGGTTTTGAAGTTCTGTTTTTGCAAAGATATTGTGTGTCGCCATTCCAGAGACTGCTGTTTGGATTCTGCGGTAATGTAAGAGATCCGATACCTATTTATCTTAAAGTTCGTCACTTTCACTTTCGTATCGGATCAGAAAAGAATGAGCGGAGTCCAATCGCTTGATTTTGTGAACCTCCGTCAACGTTTTCGGCACCCAATGAGAGCAGAGTTTGTGATAGTCTAGGTTTTGTATTTCCTATGCTATTGTATTACCTAGGATAATTGTATGAAATTCAATTCCATACAAAACTGTTTGTTAATTTTCAGCGAACCCAATACATAACGAAGAAATACAAACCGTCgatttttttgactttttcatCCACGACGTAACTAAAACATTTACGATGTAAAGGCGCCTTCACCTTTACTCGTCATGCACACTACTACACCCTCACTGAACTGCGGCACCCATTCCTACTCTCATACCTTAGTCACAATAAACGTCATTAATCTTTCGAAGAATATCAGCTGGTTTGATATTTTTCGCGTTTAGAAATCGGATAATTGTCCTAATTTCACAATCGGTGGAATTCTCGATCGAtttcaatatttacaatattacaatattttaaacgaCGTTTAATCAATTGTAAATAAACGTGGTCTGTACTTATAATTGCATTTATCGAAAACCAACAAATGAGAAAATGTGGTACAGTTGCTCAGAGCTGCGATGGCAGCGCTGCGGCAGTGGTAGAAGGAAACAGGATACGCTTCGTATCTAAACCCTACATTTAATAAATACCAtacgttaataaatatattttataaatcctttATAATTTCAATCCCCTAAACCAGGGGATTATTGTATATCTTTTGGTTgtaaaacatttgtaatttattcttattttttctgtaatttttcagttCATAAAACTATGCAGGCACTGTAAAGTAAAGACAAAAACTGCGATAGAACTAAcgcatttttttgataaattcaaaattcCAGTATATTATGCAAAATTATTGCTATATTTTAGCGATGAATGCGATAAATATGAcggtattaaaattaatgaaatgaaagatataattagatatttatgGATGTCCGGTTGGAAGGtgcaagatatatttaaattaatttttaaatcttcgaATAAAATACGTTGTACTGATGTTGATAAATTTACAAGTTCTATGAgagataaagaaattaatgaaacagCTATAACTCATTTAATAACTATAACggattttgttattatatttggaGTAAGTGATGCGATACATAcgttaatagataataaatgggatttttttaatataatagaattaatttttacatttaaaccgCAATTAAATGAACATCTTCAACCCGTTATcgatttaataaacaattataaatggagtgaaaaagatattgttgatattttatggttaattaaaatgaaaaaaaccgaTCGTAGTATTTTTTCACAAgttattgagtttttaaaaaaatacgcatGGAAACCAGAAAATATGCGTAGATTAATAGAACATACAAAATCAGAGAAATTAATTTCACATGAATCTATAATAAagattttagatgaaaaaaaattaaatgaaacagttataataaatatccttatttttcaatcgaaaattttgaaagaaaatcaacTTATTGATGttattgattattttcaaaagataaaattaaaccagtCTGATAtcgaatatttatcaaaaaacattaaatttaatgttgtacaTGATCTAAACTCTATATTcgatttaattaaagataaagatgaattatcagaaacaataaaaatattaaacagaatttatgaattaaatttagaaacGAATGAAGTCAGAGAAATCATAACGGAATTAAATAACTGctgtaaaatagataaaaaattaataaactattatctacttaaaattaataaaacttcattaaaaactacatcagatttcttaaatatattatatcaagACCACTTAAAGGGCAAAGAtttaatggatttattaatattactaaacgATAATATTGACTGTGCTAATAAgaacgatttaaaatttataacgagTAAATTACGAAAGTTTTCACTTTATAATGAATGCGGCATCAAAATAATAACATCAGTAGGCctgtgtaataaacaaaaaattgattctttCATTACAGATTACCAAAAAGATAAAACcgataaattatttcaaagttttgaTATATTACCAGATATTGTAAAGGCAAAGATCGATATATGTAGCggcatatataaaatttatgagaaacggtataaaactgaattacttgttacttacaaaaactggttatcaaaaaaaaaaactgctgaaaattTATATCCAGTTTGTAATATTCAACAGTTCATACAAATTATGAAGTATAGTAATAAAAGGTatatattttattcgtatttattaaaaataataataataataatagtaataattgcaTATTTTGTTATTCAGCCCAATCtttcttcaattttcttcaggagtttttaaattatgggaaatttttcaaacgttttcCTCGTAACCGTTTTCTTTTATCCAGATTTAACAAATCTATGTTTTTGATACATAAGACTacatagtattattaattaaagttcacTTAGTGTAGTTACGACAACCCTTGAAACGATTGCCGGAAggcaaacaaaaagtaatttcggAAAAAAATGGCAaagacatttagaaaaataacgaGATTCCCACGCCTAGGTTATTAagggttacaaaaaaattaatgatagatTAAGAATATTAATGAAACGATTTCCTATTATCTTCTTCATCAAAACAGATTACAGCGTTGAATATCAGCATGTATAAGTCCGCTGAAATGTTTGCGCTATTCAAAAgtacaataaagtt
This window encodes:
- the LOC142325475 gene encoding uncharacterized protein LOC142325475, with protein sequence MIDRVKNTIGIILISITIVNAYIFTYPKNYEKYEKIYNILIQSDDQIMSNFERFVIDDINNYSNDDVVDFIKLCRHCKVKTKTAIELTHFFDKFKIPVYYAKLLLYFSDECDKYDGIKINEMKDIIRYLWMSGWKVQDIFKLIFKSSNKIRCTDVDKFTSSMRDKEINETAITHLITITDFVIIFGVSDAIHTLIDNKWDFFNIIELIFTFKPQLNEHLQPVIDLINNYKWSEKDIVDILWLIKMKKTDRSIFSQVIEFLKKYAWKPENMRRLIEHTKSEKLISHESIIKILDEKKLNETVIINILIFQSKILKENQLIDVIDYFQKIKLNQSDIEYLSKNIKFNVVHDLNSIFDLIKDKDELSETIKILNRIYELNLETNEVREIITELNNCCKIDKKLINYYLLKINKTSLKTTSDFLNILYQDHLKGKDLMDLLILLNDNIDCANKNDLKFITSKLRKFSLYNECGIKIITSVGLCNKQKIDSFITDYQKDKTDKLFQSFDILPDIVKAKIDICSGIYKIYEKRYKTELLVTYKNWLSKKKTAENLYPVCNIQQFIQIMKYSNKRKTKLDDQELESLFEIICKFDDNSWDHRHLKRLFQYPNIGKIDFNIIKTFLKEGTETTRRLFNLVSDDIKDSQIKVLFEITENYFNDNTLVVAFLNIYNDWVEMKIPDIYFECNYEIFKKFTECKSLILRNIDENEITKNFAKDLSNALTLIKSIYKYQVKRDVNDLKLIYPAVMSFMYLYCNADLLEKIFTHLPRIAGYLKTRGWSQRELIRFLYELSNHAKSIDTMFIFIENIMDPEEDLTYDDILLAVRLNDVWDKIIGSDRIVAINLLRLYQENGNEHENKCVDRWLPIFINNNTRFNENNYKVIEHIFKFACSYNLHAKEFKELSKVIGKSRFSNDSKSLNILLNRLLETKRYGSIEYFLKNFKHNPDRIYEIVKGNNEEQLNSVFMSTMLIRVTNTLEVN